Proteins found in one Solitalea lacus genomic segment:
- a CDS encoding HPP family protein has product MIKKRIKRSLRVSKYIIYKETLVDYKEHFWSFIGAFAGIGIIAFLQSHILPPNENIFLIGSFGASSVLVYGAIQSPLAQPKNLIGGHFISAFIGVTVYKLFPDIVWLNAPLAVSLSIVMMQITKTMHPPGGATALIAVTGSEKIKALGYFYVVFPVLMGALILLGMALIFNNLTSHRKYPTNKRFTASIKRILIIKKRISTKGLS; this is encoded by the coding sequence ATGATTAAAAAAAGGATTAAAAGAAGCCTCCGAGTATCAAAATACATTATTTACAAAGAAACTCTTGTTGATTATAAAGAGCACTTTTGGTCGTTTATAGGAGCATTTGCCGGTATAGGGATCATTGCTTTTCTTCAAAGCCATATCTTACCTCCCAACGAAAACATTTTCTTAATAGGATCATTCGGCGCCTCGAGTGTACTGGTTTATGGTGCAATTCAAAGCCCTTTAGCCCAACCAAAAAACTTAATAGGCGGTCATTTTATTTCGGCATTTATAGGAGTTACAGTTTATAAGCTGTTTCCTGATATTGTTTGGTTAAATGCCCCCTTAGCAGTTTCGCTTTCCATAGTTATGATGCAAATAACTAAAACCATGCATCCACCCGGAGGAGCAACTGCGTTAATTGCTGTAACAGGTTCGGAGAAAATAAAAGCATTAGGATATTTTTATGTGGTATTTCCGGTATTGATGGGCGCATTAATTTTACTGGGGATGGCCTTAATATTTAACAATTTAACCTCTCACCGAAAATATCCAACCAACAAACGATTTACAGCCTCAATCAAGCGTATTTTAATTATAAAGAAAAGAATCTCTACTAAAGGATTATCTTAG
- a CDS encoding 2-C-methyl-D-erythritol 4-phosphate cytidylyltransferase, protein MTYYAIIVAGGTGSRMGASVPKQFLELKGLPILMHSIRAFYQWPLVPKIILVMHPEYHEHWKKLCEEHKFTTPHTLIAGGKTRFESVKNGLSLVKSPGVVAVHDAVRPLVSHQFIVDLFQSAQKNGNAVPAVKCRDSIRKVENNISVAINREHYYLVQTPQCFSAELILQAYEQEYKEEFTDDASVVEALGTTILLTEGDYKNIKITYPEDLLFAEAIIGRL, encoded by the coding sequence TTGACCTATTACGCAATTATAGTGGCCGGTGGTACAGGTTCCAGAATGGGGGCCAGCGTACCTAAACAATTTCTTGAACTAAAAGGATTGCCTATTCTGATGCATAGTATCAGGGCTTTTTATCAATGGCCTCTGGTACCCAAAATTATATTGGTAATGCACCCAGAATATCACGAACACTGGAAAAAACTTTGCGAAGAACATAAATTTACAACTCCACACACCTTAATTGCCGGAGGTAAAACTCGCTTTGAATCGGTAAAAAATGGATTGTCGTTGGTGAAATCTCCAGGAGTTGTAGCTGTGCATGATGCGGTAAGGCCTTTGGTGAGCCATCAGTTCATTGTTGATCTATTTCAATCAGCGCAAAAGAATGGTAATGCAGTGCCTGCGGTTAAATGTAGAGACTCTATCCGTAAGGTCGAGAACAATATTTCGGTAGCGATTAATCGCGAACATTATTATTTGGTGCAAACACCTCAATGTTTTTCTGCGGAACTTATACTACAGGCCTATGAGCAGGAGTACAAAGAAGAGTTTACGGATGATGCCAGTGTAGTCGAAGCCTTAGGTACAACCATTCTACTTACTGAAGGTGATTACAAGAATATAAAAATCACCTATCCTGAAGATTTGCTATTTGCAGAGGCTATAATAGGTAGATTGTAA
- a CDS encoding GNAT family N-acetyltransferase, which yields MSWDIIDPDFQGRGVGQKLLNYRIELLKSIKDIERIKVRTSQLAYKFYQKNGFVLQTVVKNYWAKGFDLYDMQYE from the coding sequence ATAAGCTGGGACATTATTGACCCTGATTTTCAAGGGAGAGGAGTCGGACAAAAGTTGCTTAACTATAGAATTGAGCTTCTTAAGTCAATTAAGGATATAGAAAGAATAAAAGTCAGGACATCTCAACTAGCGTACAAATTTTATCAGAAAAACGGATTTGTTCTTCAAACAGTTGTAAAGAATTATTGGGCTAAAGGTTTTGACTTATATGATATGCAATATGAATAA
- a CDS encoding iron chaperone translates to MAIVVNTIDEYISQCPENIQLILSQIRELIKKTVPDAEEAISYGIPTFKLNGRNLIHFAGYKKHIGMYPAPREHVAFKDTLKSYKGGKGTVQFSLNQPLPIELIIEIVKYRVAKNQED, encoded by the coding sequence ATGGCTATAGTGGTTAATACTATTGATGAATACATCTCTCAGTGTCCTGAAAACATACAACTTATTTTATCGCAAATTAGGGAATTAATAAAGAAAACGGTACCCGATGCGGAGGAAGCCATTAGTTATGGTATACCTACGTTTAAATTAAATGGTCGTAATTTAATCCACTTTGCCGGATATAAAAAACATATTGGAATGTATCCGGCCCCGCGAGAACACGTTGCATTTAAGGATACCCTTAAATCCTACAAAGGAGGAAAAGGAACGGTTCAATTCTCCTTAAATCAACCGCTACCAATTGAATTGATAATTGAAATAGTAAAGTATCGGGTTGCAAAAAATCAGGAGGATTAA
- a CDS encoding sensor histidine kinase, whose amino-acid sequence MDAKEKELYLAIIVAIVLFSIIIIYFVTSLILYQRRFIALQKERINAEINTLENERRRVASELHDGIGPLISSVKLYINSLDVGEDDTEIVHKAGTYIDDIMQNIRQISNNLMPNTLVRKGLDAAIKEFVDKADNQNGIKISYSCEIPELSINKDMEINVFRIVQEIINNTIKHSGASKLIIKLTQQEKMLLLQTSDNGKGFDFESMKNKDVSKEGGLGLKNLESRVDVLGGQLFHQSSPNKGVAFIFEIPINHSTNN is encoded by the coding sequence ATGGACGCAAAAGAAAAAGAACTCTATCTAGCAATTATAGTTGCAATTGTATTATTCAGTATTATCATTATCTACTTTGTTACTTCATTAATTTTATATCAGCGTCGTTTTATTGCATTACAAAAAGAGCGTATCAATGCTGAAATCAATACTCTTGAGAATGAGCGTCGTAGAGTTGCTTCTGAATTGCATGATGGTATCGGTCCGCTGATTTCTTCTGTAAAGTTGTACATCAATAGTTTAGATGTTGGAGAAGATGATACAGAGATTGTGCATAAGGCCGGGACTTACATTGACGACATTATGCAGAACATTAGGCAAATTTCAAACAACTTGATGCCTAATACCTTAGTTCGAAAAGGGCTGGATGCAGCAATTAAAGAATTTGTTGATAAGGCAGATAATCAAAATGGAATCAAAATCAGTTATTCTTGCGAAATTCCTGAGTTAAGCATTAATAAAGATATGGAGATTAATGTTTTCCGAATTGTGCAAGAAATCATTAATAACACCATTAAGCATTCCGGAGCATCAAAATTGATTATTAAGCTTACTCAGCAAGAAAAAATGCTGCTGTTGCAAACAAGTGATAATGGTAAAGGTTTTGACTTTGAGTCGATGAAAAATAAAGACGTAAGCAAGGAAGGTGGATTGGGTTTGAAGAATCTTGAGAGCCGCGTTGACGTCTTGGGCGGCCAATTATTCCATCAAAGTTCACCCAACAAAGGAGTGGCATTTATTTTTGAAATTCCCATAAATCATTCCACAAATAATTAA
- a CDS encoding BamA/TamA family outer membrane protein, whose protein sequence is MNNRMLSLVFFLFALTITTVSAQPIDTLTKKQQRQLAKKQKEKEGKFMITPLAGPAYTPELGFTIAGGVLTSWRMDKADTTLQRSSAPFNIGWGSTGSYFFSTRASVFLKHDKYRLYTDVWFKNMDDNYFGIGYENGRYTPKSDSTTKYNRVWLQFYPRFLWQFKKTFFAGAALDLNYTKGKDPSPGVAADPVYQQYNETPYNSGFGILFQHDTRDITVNAWKGIFLEAQITLYGGFLGGQNNYQVYSFDTRKYFSITKPGHTLAFQLRGRFAVGNVPYGEMSQLGTPFDLRGYLWGQYRNKSMLFGIGEYRHTFYKKDAKPSKYGAVGWLATGSIGEDPTDFKHWLPNGGIGFRFEVQPRMNLRLDYGFGKGSSGFYFNFQEAF, encoded by the coding sequence ATGAACAATCGCATGCTCTCTTTGGTGTTCTTCCTATTTGCTCTAACAATTACCACTGTATCAGCCCAACCGATTGACACCCTAACCAAAAAACAACAGCGTCAACTTGCCAAAAAACAAAAAGAAAAAGAAGGCAAGTTCATGATTACTCCATTAGCGGGTCCAGCCTATACTCCTGAACTGGGTTTTACCATAGCAGGAGGTGTATTAACATCATGGAGAATGGATAAGGCCGATACAACTCTTCAACGGTCATCAGCTCCATTCAATATTGGATGGGGTTCAACAGGCTCTTATTTTTTTTCTACACGTGCCTCTGTCTTTTTAAAACACGATAAATATAGGTTATACACCGATGTATGGTTTAAAAACATGGATGACAATTACTTTGGAATTGGTTATGAAAATGGGAGATATACCCCAAAAAGTGACTCAACCACCAAGTATAATCGTGTTTGGCTCCAATTCTATCCACGTTTCTTATGGCAGTTTAAGAAAACTTTTTTTGCAGGTGCAGCTTTAGACTTAAATTATACAAAAGGAAAGGATCCCAGTCCAGGAGTTGCAGCCGATCCGGTTTATCAGCAATACAATGAAACACCATACAACAGTGGATTTGGCATACTATTTCAACATGACACCCGGGACATTACTGTTAATGCCTGGAAAGGAATTTTTCTTGAAGCACAAATTACTCTTTACGGGGGATTTTTAGGAGGTCAAAATAATTACCAGGTGTATTCATTTGATACTAGAAAATACTTTTCAATAACTAAACCCGGCCATACCCTGGCGTTTCAGTTACGCGGACGCTTTGCCGTTGGAAACGTTCCTTATGGAGAAATGTCTCAACTAGGTACACCATTTGACCTGCGAGGTTATTTATGGGGACAATACCGTAATAAGTCGATGTTATTTGGAATTGGAGAATACAGACATACCTTTTATAAAAAGGATGCTAAACCTTCAAAGTATGGAGCTGTTGGTTGGTTAGCAACAGGTTCAATTGGGGAAGATCCTACAGACTTTAAGCATTGGCTCCCCAATGGAGGAATAGGCTTCAGGTTTGAAGTGCAACCTCGCATGAACCTTCGTCTGGATTATGGCTTTGGTAAAGGATCAAGCGGTTTCTATTTCAACTTCCAGGAAGCATTTTAA
- a CDS encoding DinB family protein, producing MKLPEQTEYNPYFQHYIDLVGEGDFETLFHQNTLLTAQYFKEVPSEKHNYRYAPNKWSVKEVLMHIIDTERVFAYRALVCARGDNSTPLHSMDEDLYAANVDVTHRTMESLIDEFLTVRKNSEFLFKNISDEQSKFLGNGVTHNISARALGFIMIGHIHHHVNVLNERYL from the coding sequence ATGAAACTCCCTGAACAAACAGAGTACAATCCGTATTTCCAGCATTACATTGACTTAGTGGGTGAAGGTGATTTTGAAACACTATTTCATCAAAACACTCTGCTAACAGCACAATATTTTAAGGAAGTGCCATCTGAAAAGCATAATTATAGGTATGCTCCAAATAAATGGAGCGTTAAAGAAGTGTTAATGCATATCATTGATACGGAACGAGTATTTGCTTATCGCGCCTTAGTATGCGCCCGTGGAGATAATTCGACTCCCTTGCATAGCATGGATGAAGATCTTTATGCTGCCAATGTTGATGTTACACATAGAACCATGGAAAGTTTAATTGACGAATTTTTGACTGTTCGTAAAAACTCTGAATTTCTATTCAAAAACATTAGCGATGAACAAAGTAAGTTTTTGGGTAATGGAGTAACACATAACATTAGTGCAAGAGCATTAGGCTTCATTATGATTGGACATATTCATCATCATGTGAATGTGCTAAATGAACGGTATTTGTAA
- the miaA gene encoding tRNA (adenosine(37)-N6)-dimethylallyltransferase MiaA yields MNKPDLVVILGPTASGKTRLAVRLAHELKSAVISGDSRQVYKDMNIGTGKDLNEYTYNGQPIPYYLIDIKDAGERYNISEFQRDFSTVYQQLHSVGKLSVLCGGTGLYIESILKDFQYTSIPVNEALRARLISKSKEELLAIHQQTPSAYSALADISTSKRLIRAIEIGTYLQSNEHKNEPNAKINTILFGIDVSRDVRRQRISTRLEQRLNSGMIEEVKDLLNKGISVEDIIYYGLEYKFITLYLLGELSYDELSNRLENAICQFAKRQMTYFRKMERDGFTINWINGELPIDEQLKVLLSHL; encoded by the coding sequence ATGAACAAACCTGATTTAGTCGTGATTTTGGGACCCACCGCTTCTGGGAAAACCCGATTGGCAGTACGTTTAGCTCATGAACTTAAAAGTGCAGTTATCAGTGGCGATTCACGCCAGGTTTATAAGGATATGAATATCGGAACGGGCAAGGATTTAAATGAATATACCTATAACGGCCAGCCTATTCCATATTACCTGATCGATATTAAAGATGCGGGAGAGCGCTATAATATATCAGAGTTTCAGCGTGATTTCTCAACGGTTTATCAGCAACTTCACTCAGTAGGTAAGCTCTCTGTACTTTGTGGTGGAACGGGATTATATATTGAATCCATTTTAAAAGATTTCCAATATACATCCATACCGGTAAACGAAGCATTGAGAGCCCGTTTAATTTCAAAATCAAAGGAAGAATTACTTGCCATTCACCAGCAAACTCCCTCAGCTTATTCAGCGTTGGCCGACATTTCAACTTCTAAACGATTAATCAGGGCAATAGAAATTGGAACCTATTTGCAAAGTAATGAACATAAAAATGAACCAAATGCCAAAATCAATACGATTTTGTTTGGCATTGATGTTTCAAGAGATGTTCGCAGACAAAGGATTTCTACCCGTTTGGAACAACGTTTGAATAGCGGAATGATTGAAGAAGTAAAGGATTTATTGAACAAAGGTATTTCAGTAGAAGATATAATTTACTATGGTTTGGAATATAAATTCATTACGCTGTACTTGCTCGGTGAATTATCGTATGATGAACTGTCCAATCGCTTGGAAAATGCAATTTGTCAGTTTGCTAAAAGACAAATGACTTATTTCAGAAAAATGGAGCGTGATGGCTTTACTATCAATTGGATAAACGGAGAATTACCTATTGATGAACAATTGAAAGTTCTTTTAAGTCACCTGTAA
- the queA gene encoding tRNA preQ1(34) S-adenosylmethionine ribosyltransferase-isomerase QueA, which translates to MKLSQFSFHLPESLVAHKPSETRDEARLMVLHKDSGKIEHKIFKDVLDYFDDKDVMILNNTKVFPARMYGNKEKTGAQIEVFLLRELNKEMRLWDVLVDPARKIRVGNKLYFGDNDLLVAEVVDNTTSRGRTIRFLFDGTDEEFREAIEILGETPLPKYIKRKATAEDKERYQTVFAKNEGAVAAPTAGLHFSKELLKRLELKGVDFAEVTLHVGLGTFRPVEVEDLTKHKMDSEHFIIEQKDADIVNRAIEQKRRICAVGTTSMRAIESAVSASRTLKAANEWTSKFIFPPYDFSIANSMITNFHTPESTLLMMVAAFGGYENIMNAYEIAVKEKYHFYSYGDAMLII; encoded by the coding sequence ATGAAATTATCGCAATTCAGTTTTCATTTACCTGAATCATTAGTAGCTCACAAACCATCGGAAACAAGGGATGAAGCCCGTTTAATGGTATTACATAAAGATTCAGGAAAGATAGAGCACAAAATTTTCAAAGACGTATTGGATTATTTTGATGATAAAGATGTAATGATTTTGAATAACACCAAAGTATTTCCAGCCCGTATGTATGGTAATAAGGAAAAAACAGGTGCACAAATTGAGGTATTCTTGTTGCGCGAGTTAAACAAGGAAATGCGCCTTTGGGATGTTTTGGTTGATCCTGCCCGTAAAATCAGGGTTGGTAATAAGTTATACTTTGGCGATAATGACCTTTTGGTTGCCGAGGTTGTTGATAATACAACTTCTCGCGGTCGTACCATTCGCTTTTTATTTGATGGCACCGATGAAGAGTTTCGTGAAGCCATTGAGATTTTAGGAGAAACTCCTCTTCCTAAATACATTAAACGTAAAGCTACTGCTGAAGATAAAGAGCGTTACCAAACTGTATTTGCTAAGAATGAAGGTGCTGTGGCTGCTCCTACTGCTGGTTTGCATTTTAGTAAAGAGTTATTGAAACGATTGGAGTTAAAAGGAGTTGACTTTGCAGAGGTTACCTTACATGTTGGTTTAGGAACTTTCCGTCCTGTTGAGGTAGAAGATCTGACCAAACACAAAATGGATTCAGAGCACTTCATCATTGAGCAAAAAGATGCAGATATTGTAAATCGTGCAATTGAGCAGAAAAGAAGGATTTGTGCTGTTGGTACAACTTCTATGCGTGCAATTGAGTCGGCTGTTTCAGCAAGTAGAACGTTGAAGGCTGCTAACGAGTGGACAAGTAAATTTATCTTCCCTCCTTATGATTTCAGCATTGCCAACTCAATGATCACCAATTTCCATACACCTGAATCTACCTTATTGATGATGGTAGCTGCATTTGGTGGTTATGAAAACATAATGAATGCTTATGAAATTGCCGTTAAAGAGAAATATCATTTCTATAGCTACGGTGATGCTATGTTAATTATCTAA
- a CDS encoding response regulator transcription factor — translation MNSTEINIIIADDHEIFRDGLSLVIKKEKDFNLLDQAVNGVDLINKISYHRPHVVITDIKMPTMDGIEATKIIVDKFPDVKVIALSMFDEDNLIADMFEAGAKGYLLKNAHKNEIIDAIKTVYDDGNYFCEAASMKLVKMIAKSKQDAKTPQIDFNEREKDIIKFICKQLTAQEISEQVYLSKRTVEGYRLRIMEKMNVKNTAGVVVYALRHQLITEEEILE, via the coding sequence ATGAACTCTACTGAAATTAACATAATTATCGCCGACGATCATGAGATTTTTCGTGACGGTTTAAGTTTGGTTATAAAAAAGGAAAAGGATTTTAACCTTTTGGATCAAGCTGTAAACGGAGTTGATCTAATCAACAAAATCAGTTATCATCGACCACATGTGGTAATTACCGATATTAAAATGCCAACTATGGATGGTATTGAGGCGACTAAAATTATTGTAGATAAGTTTCCTGATGTGAAGGTAATTGCTTTATCAATGTTTGATGAGGATAATTTGATAGCTGATATGTTTGAGGCAGGTGCTAAGGGTTATTTGCTAAAAAACGCCCATAAAAACGAAATTATTGATGCTATAAAAACTGTTTATGATGATGGTAACTATTTTTGCGAAGCGGCTTCAATGAAGTTGGTGAAGATGATTGCTAAAAGTAAACAAGATGCCAAAACTCCTCAAATTGATTTTAACGAACGAGAAAAGGACATCATTAAATTTATCTGTAAACAGCTAACGGCTCAAGAAATTTCTGAGCAGGTTTATTTAAGCAAGCGTACAGTTGAGGGCTACCGTTTGCGTATAATGGAAAAAATGAACGTGAAGAATACAGCAGGTGTGGTAGTTTACGCCTTAAGACATCAACTGATTACCGAAGAAGAGATATTGGAATAA
- a CDS encoding DUF3050 domain-containing protein: MVQEIQQIRTTIEPLRQQLIKHPLYENIKSIEHLRIFMQHHVYAVWDFMSLLKNLQHHLTCTEAPWKPVGSAATRYLINEIVTGEESDVDQDGKRISHFELYLDAMKQAGAEKAKLKFFLQCVTGIYSIENALRTAELPESVQQFVNFTFDTIAQGKLHTQAAVFTYGREDLIPDMFLSILRELDQQHPGEISIFKYYIERHIEVDGGHHGELALQMTNDLCGEDDDKWIEAESAVVQALKTRIKLWDGVLAEIKRVG; the protein is encoded by the coding sequence ATGGTACAGGAGATACAACAAATACGAACAACTATTGAACCATTACGTCAACAGTTGATTAAGCACCCATTATATGAGAACATCAAAAGCATTGAACATCTCCGCATATTCATGCAACACCATGTATATGCTGTATGGGATTTCATGTCATTACTAAAAAACTTACAGCATCACCTTACCTGCACTGAAGCACCATGGAAACCAGTTGGCTCAGCTGCAACCCGTTATCTAATCAATGAAATTGTAACAGGAGAAGAAAGTGATGTAGACCAAGACGGCAAACGGATTAGTCATTTTGAACTGTATTTAGATGCCATGAAACAGGCTGGGGCTGAAAAAGCCAAACTTAAGTTCTTTTTGCAATGTGTTACAGGGATTTACTCTATAGAGAATGCACTACGGACGGCAGAGTTACCAGAATCAGTGCAACAATTTGTCAACTTTACTTTTGATACAATTGCACAAGGTAAATTGCATACCCAGGCAGCTGTATTTACGTATGGAAGGGAAGATTTAATTCCAGATATGTTCCTTTCTATTTTAAGAGAACTTGACCAGCAACATCCTGGGGAAATCAGCATTTTCAAATATTACATTGAAAGGCATATTGAGGTTGACGGTGGCCACCATGGTGAACTGGCTCTGCAAATGACAAATGATCTTTGTGGAGAAGATGACGATAAATGGATTGAAGCCGAAAGTGCCGTGGTTCAAGCGCTTAAAACTCGAATAAAATTATGGGACGGCGTTTTGGCGGAAATCAAAAGGGTGGGATAA